From one Peredibacter starrii genomic stretch:
- a CDS encoding GAF domain-containing protein, with translation MFHIESVFDDSQKYYESLERELMGLIEGEKNLIANLANISSWIYHAYPELNWSGFYLWNEEDQELVLGPFQGKPACIRIKATRGVCGAAYTKGETVRVEDVHAFPGHIACDAASLSELVVPLKKNGKVYGVLDLDSPKTNRFSANAEREFTRIMNKVSEKIF, from the coding sequence ATGTTCCACATTGAATCGGTCTTTGATGATTCTCAGAAATACTATGAGTCGCTTGAGCGCGAACTCATGGGTCTGATTGAAGGTGAGAAAAATCTCATCGCCAATCTCGCCAATATCTCTTCATGGATTTATCACGCTTATCCGGAACTTAACTGGAGTGGCTTTTATCTTTGGAACGAAGAGGACCAGGAGCTGGTCCTAGGACCTTTCCAGGGGAAGCCTGCTTGTATTCGTATTAAGGCCACTCGCGGAGTTTGTGGTGCTGCTTATACAAAGGGTGAAACAGTTCGTGTGGAGGATGTACATGCATTTCCTGGGCATATTGCTTGTGATGCGGCCTCATTGTCTGAACTCGTGGTTCCACTTAAAAAGAATGGCAAAGTTTATGGAGTTCTAGATTTAGACTCTCCTAAAACAAATCGCTTCTCAGCAAATGCTGAAAGAGAATTTACTCGCATCATGAATAAGGTTTCGGAAAAGATTTTCTAG
- a CDS encoding DUF4288 domain-containing protein, whose protein sequence is MKTVKNKSKFYCGKSLYWIEARGKSKVKQKPDSKYALLEERIILIKAKNFNEAIKKARKEAKDYEGNYINPYGQQVRIEFLECIEVFELFESPADLVEVFSANFLVDQKISKKEMLNSHYGKSISETTERKIRSKFLNGEFASFKK, encoded by the coding sequence ATGAAAACTGTAAAAAATAAATCAAAGTTTTATTGTGGAAAATCTCTCTATTGGATAGAGGCTCGTGGTAAATCAAAAGTTAAACAAAAACCGGATTCGAAATACGCATTGCTTGAGGAGAGAATTATCCTGATCAAAGCTAAAAACTTCAATGAAGCTATTAAAAAAGCAAGGAAGGAAGCAAAGGATTATGAAGGTAATTATATAAACCCTTATGGACAACAAGTAAGAATTGAATTTTTGGAATGTATTGAAGTGTTTGAGTTATTTGAGTCACCTGCTGATTTAGTAGAAGTGTTCTCAGCGAACTTTCTTGTTGATCAGAAAATATCTAAGAAGGAAATGCTTAATAGTCATTACGGGAAGTCGATCTCTGAAACTACCGAGAGGAAGATAAGATCTAAGTTTCTGAACGGTGAGTTTGCAAGTTTTAAGAAATAG
- a CDS encoding HD domain-containing protein, whose product MDKIQTLISFVKPYYNTPDPAHDWAHIGRVAKTARQLAEGLNVNMDCVLAGVYCHDLVNLPKDHPDRKNASTLAAKEAKPLLEKSGFTPDEIAIVEKAIIEHSFSKGLKPSCLEAAIVQDADRLDALGAIGILRCAAVNTQMKANFYDPFDPLAEERELNDKAFMIDHYYVKLYKLPGMMNTERGRKLGEERVAYMKTFINTLMGEIRG is encoded by the coding sequence ATGGACAAAATTCAAACTCTCATCTCCTTCGTTAAGCCTTATTACAATACTCCTGACCCTGCTCATGATTGGGCACATATTGGTCGAGTGGCAAAGACCGCTCGACAACTTGCTGAAGGTCTGAACGTCAACATGGATTGCGTTCTTGCTGGGGTTTACTGTCACGATCTCGTAAATCTTCCCAAAGATCATCCTGATAGAAAGAATGCATCTACCCTTGCTGCTAAAGAGGCCAAACCTCTGCTTGAAAAATCAGGATTTACTCCCGATGAAATCGCCATTGTGGAAAAGGCCATCATTGAACATAGTTTCTCAAAAGGACTTAAGCCGTCTTGCTTAGAGGCCGCCATTGTTCAAGATGCTGATCGCTTAGATGCACTGGGTGCCATTGGAATTCTTCGTTGTGCGGCCGTAAATACTCAAATGAAGGCTAATTTCTACGATCCTTTCGACCCATTGGCCGAAGAGCGCGAACTTAATGATAAAGCTTTCATGATTGATCACTACTACGTGAAGTTGTATAAGCTTCCGGGGATGATGAATACGGAACGTGGACGTAAGCTCGGTGAAGAGCGTGTGGCCTACATGAAAACATTCATCAATACACTTATGGGTGAAATCCGAGGTTAA
- a CDS encoding VOC family protein, translated as MLNNLNAITTIGVKDINRAREFYEKKLGLTPVESAEPMEEVQMLKSGNTLVELYKSEFAGTNKATAISWVVGDDIAKEVDALKKKGISFEHYDFPEAKLEGDVHVMGNIKAAWFKDPDGNILCLGNH; from the coding sequence ATGCTAAACAATCTTAATGCCATTACTACTATTGGTGTAAAAGACATCAATCGCGCGAGAGAGTTCTATGAAAAGAAATTAGGACTTACTCCAGTTGAGTCAGCTGAACCAATGGAAGAAGTGCAAATGTTAAAAAGTGGTAACACGCTGGTGGAACTGTACAAATCAGAATTCGCCGGGACTAACAAGGCAACGGCCATCTCTTGGGTCGTTGGAGACGATATTGCCAAAGAAGTTGATGCTCTTAAAAAGAAAGGGATCAGTTTCGAGCACTATGATTTTCCAGAGGCCAAGCTCGAAGGCGACGTGCATGTTATGGGAAACATTAAAGCTGCATGGTTTAAAGACCCAGATGGAAACATCCTCTGTTTAGGTAACCACTAA
- a CDS encoding MFS transporter, with protein MVRVYRSHFHQFSPNVKLFLVGNAIQGMGLSIYSLLFNLYLKELGFGESVIGNLISTTSLGISLMAIPAAFIVEKFHVKHLVTTGLLCSSIFYFMQILNTDQGSLFAFGLLASMFQALFNISVSPFYLRNSTPEVRVHLFTLNSGLNMGAHLIGYLIGGFLPELVDWVHPSLSQIEVYRTSIMLALGVVFSSNIMFLRIQRVPIPKVKKRLFDGLREKDWNILAKLIIPKLCFAFGGGLIVPFMNLYLKEKFKLGPEMIGVAYAALQFFIFTGIFMTPTIVKRTSQLRFILVSSMLSIPFMVAMGLTGNVGIVLSCFFMRGMLMNMSSPITSMFEMERVREKECVFASAIILFFYHLVYTTSTRLGGYMIEAYDFGPTFYMAGGFYGLAVILYYKFFKKEEKVLKLPAPAPQEEPAPVEKAA; from the coding sequence ATGGTTCGTGTCTATCGCTCACATTTCCATCAATTTTCTCCGAACGTGAAACTCTTCCTGGTAGGTAACGCTATTCAGGGGATGGGTCTCTCGATCTACAGCCTATTATTCAACCTTTATCTAAAGGAACTGGGCTTCGGTGAGTCAGTGATTGGTAATTTGATTTCGACCACCTCGCTGGGAATTTCTTTGATGGCAATTCCAGCGGCCTTCATTGTTGAGAAGTTTCACGTGAAGCACTTGGTGACCACGGGTCTACTTTGTTCTTCAATTTTCTACTTCATGCAGATCTTAAATACGGATCAGGGATCGCTCTTCGCGTTTGGACTACTCGCGAGCATGTTCCAGGCCCTGTTCAATATTTCGGTCTCACCATTTTATCTTCGTAACTCGACACCTGAAGTGCGCGTGCATCTGTTCACCTTGAACTCAGGTCTCAATATGGGTGCGCACTTAATTGGTTATCTGATTGGTGGATTTCTTCCAGAGTTAGTGGATTGGGTTCATCCATCACTTTCACAAATTGAAGTTTATAGAACTTCTATCATGCTCGCCCTTGGAGTAGTGTTCTCATCGAACATCATGTTCCTTCGTATCCAACGTGTGCCAATTCCTAAGGTGAAGAAACGTCTCTTTGATGGTCTTCGTGAAAAAGATTGGAACATTCTCGCGAAACTTATCATTCCTAAACTTTGTTTTGCGTTCGGTGGGGGATTAATCGTTCCGTTCATGAATCTTTACTTGAAAGAGAAATTCAAGCTTGGTCCAGAAATGATTGGTGTGGCCTATGCCGCTCTTCAATTTTTCATCTTCACGGGAATTTTCATGACTCCAACGATTGTGAAGAGAACGAGCCAACTAAGATTCATTCTGGTTTCTTCAATGCTTTCAATTCCATTCATGGTGGCGATGGGACTAACTGGGAACGTTGGGATTGTATTAAGCTGCTTTTTCATGCGCGGGATGCTCATGAACATGTCGAGCCCGATTACCAGTATGTTTGAGATGGAACGCGTGCGAGAGAAAGAGTGCGTGTTTGCTTCCGCGATTATTTTGTTCTTCTATCACCTGGTTTACACCACCAGTACTCGTCTGGGCGGATATATGATTGAGGCCTATGACTTTGGGCCGACATTCTATATGGCCGGTGGATTTTATGGTTTAGCTGTGATTCTTTATTACAAGTTCTTCAAGAAAGAAGAGAAGGTATTGAAGCTTCCGGCGCCAGCTCCTCAGGAAGAGCCAGCACCAGTAGAAAAAGCGGCCTAG
- a CDS encoding Kelch repeat-containing protein, whose protein sequence is MKYLLLLGLLGSCSSFANFVYMKENAKGKSVQYHVNGTTYAINDTTNKLWALYPDVTPDGNEFVYCEGEAQNALGLTYYNKKKNLTQRFGLKDKGMLLHPKFSKNGKFIFYSAPGKNGKNTIFYFDRVAEVERQGTNLADYSLTNAKAIDESEESYFPRPSSDGNFVVYQKNTPGKKEIMLFDRLENKKTVLAEGMSPALSFDERLVAFTSKKEGNWNVYTIDRVTKEVKQITSDEHDEMAPTFMTDNTLVFASNKSGNFHLYKSVDSKWEPMFSVEKETDYYAPQFAGDTQYKQGERAPFIGGARSSFGTVSHNGMIYMAGGHQGPEHTYPEESFTDHFIAYDIAKNEWKTLAPRPVKAHGYQIAAFGDYVYAFGGFAFSPDHKPKWKSLDMIHRYSIKENKWELIGKLATPRSSNVAVTIDEKVYLLAGWNSTPKKENDFDGTFLSSVEVFDLKTEKIETAPYTMPMPLRRALTGIEHNDKIVLIGGLGEGATHFELIMNVTSIDPVTGTATEMQPLPFATFAPAAEVLGNELFVFGGMFKTGEWNYEYVSHIYALNLEKKEWRHTGRSLKETKGFSQVFHVDQKTLGILGGHHYFEGQDFPVSTFETFSK, encoded by the coding sequence ATGAAATACTTACTGCTTTTAGGACTACTCGGTTCGTGCTCTTCATTCGCTAATTTCGTTTACATGAAGGAGAACGCCAAAGGAAAATCCGTTCAATATCACGTGAATGGAACAACTTACGCAATCAACGATACAACGAACAAGCTCTGGGCCCTATATCCAGATGTTACTCCAGATGGTAACGAGTTCGTTTACTGTGAAGGTGAAGCTCAAAATGCTCTTGGCCTCACTTACTATAACAAGAAAAAGAACCTGACTCAAAGATTCGGCCTTAAAGACAAGGGCATGCTTCTGCATCCGAAGTTTTCTAAGAACGGTAAGTTCATTTTCTACTCGGCCCCAGGCAAGAACGGCAAAAACACAATCTTCTACTTTGATCGTGTAGCCGAAGTTGAACGCCAAGGTACAAATCTTGCGGACTACTCTCTGACTAATGCTAAGGCGATTGATGAGTCGGAAGAGTCATATTTCCCTCGCCCATCTTCTGATGGAAACTTCGTGGTTTATCAGAAGAACACTCCGGGTAAAAAAGAGATCATGCTTTTTGATCGTTTGGAAAATAAGAAGACAGTCCTTGCTGAAGGTATGTCGCCGGCACTTTCATTTGATGAGCGTTTAGTGGCTTTCACTTCTAAGAAAGAAGGTAACTGGAACGTGTACACAATTGATCGCGTGACGAAAGAAGTAAAACAAATCACTTCTGATGAGCACGATGAGATGGCCCCGACTTTCATGACGGATAACACTCTGGTGTTCGCGTCTAACAAGTCTGGAAACTTCCACCTTTATAAGTCTGTTGATTCTAAGTGGGAGCCAATGTTCTCAGTTGAGAAAGAGACGGATTACTACGCTCCTCAGTTCGCTGGTGATACTCAGTATAAGCAAGGTGAAAGAGCTCCGTTCATTGGTGGCGCTCGTTCTTCATTCGGAACTGTTTCACACAACGGCATGATCTATATGGCCGGTGGTCACCAGGGTCCAGAGCATACTTATCCGGAAGAATCATTCACGGATCATTTCATTGCTTACGATATTGCGAAGAATGAGTGGAAGACACTTGCTCCTCGCCCTGTGAAGGCCCATGGTTATCAGATCGCAGCTTTTGGTGATTATGTTTATGCATTTGGTGGATTCGCTTTCTCGCCTGATCATAAGCCAAAGTGGAAGTCACTTGATATGATCCACCGTTACAGCATTAAAGAGAACAAGTGGGAGCTTATTGGAAAGCTTGCTACTCCAAGATCATCGAACGTTGCTGTGACAATTGATGAGAAGGTTTACCTTCTTGCTGGTTGGAACTCGACTCCGAAGAAAGAAAACGATTTCGATGGAACTTTTCTATCGTCAGTTGAAGTGTTTGATCTGAAGACTGAGAAGATTGAGACGGCTCCTTATACGATGCCAATGCCACTTCGTCGTGCGCTTACTGGTATTGAGCACAATGATAAGATCGTTCTGATTGGTGGTCTGGGTGAAGGTGCTACGCACTTTGAATTGATCATGAATGTAACGTCGATTGATCCAGTAACTGGTACAGCGACTGAAATGCAGCCGCTTCCGTTTGCGACTTTTGCTCCAGCAGCTGAAGTGCTTGGGAATGAATTGTTTGTATTCGGTGGAATGTTTAAGACTGGTGAGTGGAATTATGAGTACGTGTCTCATATCTACGCGCTTAACTTAGAGAAGAAAGAATGGAGACACACTGGAAGATCGCTCAAAGAAACGAAAGGTTTCTCCCAAGTGTTCCATGTCGATCAGAAAACTTTGGGAATTCTTGGTGGTCACCACTACTTTGAAGGACAGGATTTTCCGGTTTCGACGTTTGAGACGTTTAGTAAGTAA